A genomic segment from Actinoplanes sichuanensis encodes:
- a CDS encoding ROK family transcriptional regulator, whose amino-acid sequence MAATRLPGTPRLLRALNDRAALDLLLTRGPLTRAQLGEMTGLSKVTASQLVERLEERGLVRRVGEQAGGRGPNAQLYAVTPGSAHVIGAEVGPDGVVAACADITGTVISRVEQSTKDTDDPVGVVHNAVVQAAGEAGADMSSVRRVVLGTPGLVDPQSGEISFAHDLPRWHRGLLADLRRDLNIPVFFGNDVNLAAVAESSTGAATGVTDFALVWIGRGVGLATVINGRLHQGATGAAGEIGYLPVGGAEVPHNASRRGVKGAFQAIAGADAVKAIGKQFGFRGAEAADVVRAAVAAGPAGEPVLDELARRLALGVAATCAVLDPPLVVLAGEVSRAGGPALADRVEREVAAITLVSPKVVVTGVASEPVLHGALRTALDAVRDEVFGSTTD is encoded by the coding sequence ATGGCCGCCACTCGCCTTCCGGGCACGCCCCGGTTGCTGCGCGCTCTCAACGACCGCGCCGCGCTGGACCTGCTGCTCACTCGAGGTCCGCTCACCCGGGCCCAGCTCGGCGAGATGACCGGCCTCAGCAAAGTCACCGCCTCCCAGCTGGTGGAACGCCTGGAGGAACGCGGACTGGTCCGCCGGGTCGGCGAGCAGGCCGGTGGCCGCGGGCCGAACGCGCAGCTCTACGCGGTCACCCCGGGCAGCGCCCACGTGATCGGTGCCGAGGTCGGGCCGGACGGTGTGGTCGCCGCCTGCGCCGACATCACCGGCACCGTGATCAGCCGGGTCGAGCAGAGCACCAAGGACACCGACGATCCGGTCGGCGTCGTACACAACGCCGTGGTCCAGGCCGCCGGTGAGGCCGGCGCCGACATGTCCTCGGTCCGCCGTGTCGTGCTCGGCACCCCGGGCCTGGTCGACCCGCAGTCGGGGGAGATCTCGTTCGCCCACGACCTGCCCCGCTGGCACCGTGGCCTGCTCGCCGACCTGCGCCGCGACCTGAACATCCCGGTCTTCTTCGGCAACGACGTCAACCTGGCCGCGGTGGCCGAGTCGAGCACCGGCGCCGCTACCGGTGTGACCGATTTCGCTCTGGTCTGGATCGGCCGCGGCGTCGGTCTCGCCACGGTCATCAACGGCCGTCTTCACCAGGGCGCCACCGGCGCCGCCGGTGAGATCGGCTACCTGCCGGTCGGTGGCGCCGAGGTGCCGCACAACGCGTCCCGTCGTGGAGTGAAGGGCGCCTTCCAGGCGATCGCCGGCGCCGACGCCGTCAAGGCCATCGGCAAGCAGTTCGGCTTCCGAGGTGCCGAGGCCGCCGATGTGGTCCGCGCCGCCGTCGCGGCCGGCCCGGCCGGTGAACCGGTCCTCGACGAGCTGGCCCGCCGACTGGCGCTCGGTGTGGCCGCCACCTGCGCGGTCCTCGACCCGCCGTTGGTCGTGCTGGCCGGCGAGGTCAGCCGGGCCGGCGGCCCCGCTCTCGCCGACCGGGTGGAACGCGAGGTCGCCGCGATCACCCTGGTCTCGCCCAAGGTCGTGGTCACCGGCGTCGCCTCCGAGCCGGTCCTGCACGGCGCCCTGCGTACGGCCCTCGACGCCGTCCGCGACGAGGTCTTCGGCTCGACCACCGACTGA
- a CDS encoding penicillin-binding transpeptidase domain-containing protein, translating to MRRSPAGLAALLLAASCGLTACSSDPAEDTVTAFLSGWTGGKLDDVGFVTAAGGKIAADEVQSQLTALYGDLAGQPIAVTTAGATEETGDNASTPITVKWTLPGDVEWSYPSTVRSTKAGKDGWSVVWEPAVVQPDLAAGEKLRLRRVAATRAGILDAKGQVLVGPQKVTIVGVSPERITDLPKLQQDLATLFRRINVDVDMSDLKDRVDKADPGAFLDLISLRQSDYQKIRSEVRPLPGTVFRDETRQLAPTRAFARALLGTVDPATEEDIAAKPGVLLAGDQTGHGGLQQRYDDTLRGTAGLSVVIAREAADGATEDTKLFTSEPVAGKPIKVTLDTKVQNAADAALAAEKQPSSLVAIRVSDGAVLASANGPEPGGVNTAFTGQVPPGSTFKMVSAYGLLARDVITADTAVDCPKTVTVDGREFKNSHDQALGKVAFHVDFAKSCNTAFAGLAPKLTSAGLQEASTALGLGGKWDLGVDAYPGQVSDGGTATELAAAVFGQGSTVVSPLAMAGATAAVAKGQFQQPKLVLDPAPAAALPPGPQLDQEAVGALRDMMREVVTGGTATALRNVPGGAVHGKTGTAEFQTGSEDTHSWFIGYQGDVAFAVMVQKGGAGSEAAVPVVQRFLTALSR from the coding sequence ATGCGCCGCTCCCCCGCCGGCCTGGCCGCGCTGCTGCTCGCCGCCTCCTGCGGGCTCACCGCCTGCTCCTCGGACCCCGCCGAGGACACCGTCACGGCGTTCCTCAGCGGCTGGACCGGCGGCAAGCTCGACGACGTCGGATTCGTCACCGCCGCCGGCGGCAAGATCGCCGCCGACGAGGTGCAGAGCCAGCTCACCGCCCTCTACGGAGACCTCGCCGGGCAGCCGATCGCCGTCACCACGGCCGGCGCCACCGAGGAGACCGGTGACAACGCCAGCACGCCGATCACCGTCAAATGGACCCTGCCGGGCGACGTCGAATGGAGTTACCCGAGCACGGTCCGCAGCACCAAGGCCGGCAAGGACGGCTGGAGCGTCGTCTGGGAACCCGCGGTGGTCCAGCCCGACCTGGCCGCCGGCGAGAAACTTCGGCTGCGCCGCGTCGCCGCCACCCGCGCCGGCATCCTCGACGCCAAGGGTCAGGTCCTGGTCGGCCCGCAGAAGGTGACGATCGTCGGGGTCAGTCCGGAACGGATCACCGACCTGCCGAAACTCCAGCAGGACCTGGCCACGTTGTTCCGGCGGATCAATGTGGACGTCGACATGAGCGACCTCAAGGATCGCGTGGACAAGGCCGATCCCGGCGCCTTCCTCGACCTGATCAGCCTGCGGCAGTCCGATTATCAGAAGATCCGCTCCGAGGTACGGCCACTGCCCGGCACCGTCTTCCGGGACGAGACCAGGCAGCTCGCACCCACCCGGGCCTTCGCTCGCGCCCTGCTCGGCACCGTCGACCCGGCCACCGAGGAGGACATCGCCGCCAAACCGGGTGTCCTGCTGGCCGGCGATCAGACCGGACACGGCGGCCTCCAGCAGAGATACGACGACACCCTGCGCGGTACGGCCGGACTCTCCGTCGTGATCGCCCGTGAGGCGGCCGACGGCGCCACTGAGGACACCAAGCTCTTCACCAGCGAGCCGGTCGCCGGCAAACCGATCAAAGTGACGCTCGACACCAAGGTGCAGAACGCCGCCGACGCCGCCCTCGCCGCCGAGAAGCAGCCCAGCTCGCTGGTCGCCATCCGGGTCAGCGACGGCGCCGTACTGGCCTCCGCCAACGGCCCCGAGCCGGGCGGGGTCAACACCGCCTTCACCGGCCAGGTCCCCCCGGGGTCGACGTTCAAGATGGTCTCGGCGTACGGACTACTCGCTCGCGACGTCATTACCGCCGACACGGCTGTCGACTGTCCGAAAACGGTCACAGTCGACGGGCGGGAGTTCAAGAACTCGCACGATCAGGCGCTCGGCAAGGTGGCGTTCCATGTGGACTTCGCCAAGTCCTGCAACACCGCGTTCGCCGGTCTCGCCCCCAAGCTGACCTCGGCCGGATTGCAGGAGGCGTCCACCGCGCTCGGACTCGGCGGCAAGTGGGATCTCGGCGTCGACGCGTACCCCGGCCAGGTCTCCGACGGCGGCACCGCCACCGAACTCGCCGCGGCCGTCTTCGGCCAGGGCAGCACCGTGGTCAGCCCGCTCGCCATGGCCGGTGCCACCGCGGCCGTCGCCAAGGGCCAGTTCCAGCAGCCCAAACTGGTCCTCGACCCGGCGCCCGCGGCGGCGCTTCCGCCCGGCCCGCAACTCGACCAGGAGGCGGTCGGCGCGCTCCGCGACATGATGCGTGAGGTCGTCACCGGCGGCACCGCGACCGCGCTGCGCAACGTCCCGGGCGGCGCCGTCCACGGCAAGACCGGAACCGCCGAATTCCAGACCGGCTCCGAGGACACCCACTCGTGGTTCATCGGATATCAGGGCGATGTCGCCTTCGCCGTGATGGTCCAGAAGGGCGGCGCCGGCTCCGAGGCCGCGGTCCCGGTGGTGCAGCGTTTCCTGACCGCTCTCAGCCGGTAG
- a CDS encoding glycoside hydrolase family 3 N-terminal domain-containing protein, translated as MAIDPGLRRLALRTLLAAFAGAAAPPWAVDLLHDGLAGHTLFGGNVVDPGQVADLTAQLRSARSDVLIAIDEEGGDVTRLGHRTGSAYPGNAALGAAGNLELTRLVYAAIGADLAAAGINLDLAPTVDVNTADDNPIIGTRSFGADPALVARHTAAAVTGLQSSGVAACAKHFPGHGATVSDSHLELPTVDVPLSLLRSRDLPPFAAAVEAGVQAVMSAHIRVPQLTGDGPATFSRSALNGLLRDELGFRGVIVTDALEMRGASGAAGSIPRAAVAALAAGADLLCIGAVVDLELVEAVAAEIAAATRDGRLALDRLENAAERNAALAAWSTPAVETAAWTGRRPDSELGVEAARQGIRFEGSDDRLRNPLVVRFVAGYSIAEGKVPWGLAPHLATAEEIEVVAADTTVESITERAGDRPIVLVGRRLHNSPAARTLIEKLAADRPVGVVEMGWPSAWRPAGVDAFVITHGASLANSRAAAEALGLVTSAVPVQLGRH; from the coding sequence ATGGCGATCGACCCGGGCCTCCGCCGACTGGCCCTGCGCACTCTTCTGGCCGCCTTCGCCGGAGCCGCCGCGCCGCCGTGGGCGGTGGACCTGCTGCACGACGGGCTGGCCGGGCACACCCTGTTCGGGGGCAACGTGGTCGATCCCGGTCAGGTCGCCGATCTCACCGCCCAACTGCGGTCGGCCCGCTCGGACGTTCTGATCGCGATCGACGAGGAGGGTGGCGACGTCACCCGGCTCGGACACCGGACCGGTAGCGCGTACCCCGGAAACGCCGCTCTCGGCGCGGCCGGCAACCTCGAACTGACCCGCCTGGTGTACGCCGCGATCGGCGCCGATCTGGCCGCCGCCGGCATCAACCTGGACCTGGCGCCGACCGTCGACGTCAACACCGCCGACGACAACCCGATCATCGGGACCCGCTCGTTCGGGGCCGATCCGGCGCTGGTCGCCCGCCACACCGCGGCCGCCGTCACCGGCCTCCAGTCCAGCGGGGTCGCGGCCTGCGCCAAGCACTTCCCCGGGCACGGGGCCACGGTCTCCGACTCGCACCTCGAACTGCCGACCGTCGACGTACCACTGTCGCTGCTGCGCTCCCGGGACCTGCCGCCGTTCGCCGCCGCCGTCGAGGCCGGGGTCCAGGCGGTGATGAGCGCCCACATCCGGGTGCCGCAGCTGACCGGGGACGGGCCGGCCACCTTCAGCCGGTCCGCGCTGAACGGGCTGCTCCGTGATGAACTCGGGTTCCGGGGCGTGATCGTGACCGACGCGCTGGAGATGCGCGGCGCGTCCGGTGCGGCCGGCAGCATCCCGCGGGCCGCGGTGGCCGCCCTGGCCGCCGGCGCCGACCTGCTGTGCATCGGCGCGGTCGTCGACCTCGAACTCGTCGAAGCGGTTGCCGCCGAGATCGCCGCCGCCACCCGCGACGGACGTCTCGCCCTGGACCGCCTGGAGAACGCGGCCGAACGAAACGCCGCGCTCGCCGCCTGGAGCACTCCCGCCGTGGAGACGGCCGCATGGACCGGCCGCCGCCCCGATTCCGAACTCGGGGTCGAGGCCGCCCGGCAGGGGATCCGGTTCGAAGGGTCGGACGACCGGCTGCGTAATCCGCTGGTGGTGCGGTTCGTGGCCGGCTACTCGATCGCCGAGGGCAAGGTGCCGTGGGGCCTCGCGCCACACCTGGCGACCGCCGAGGAGATCGAGGTGGTGGCCGCCGACACCACCGTCGAGTCGATCACGGAGCGTGCCGGTGACCGGCCGATCGTGCTGGTCGGCCGTCGCCTGCACAACTCGCCCGCGGCCCGGACGCTGATCGAGAAGCTGGCCGCCGACCGCCCGGTGGGCGTGGTCGAGATGGGCTGGCCGTCGGCGTGGCGGCCGGCCGGCGTGGACGCCTTCGTGATCACGCACGGCGCCAGTCTCGCCAACAGCCGCGCGGCGGCCGAAGCCCTCGGGCTGGTCACCAGTGCCGTCCCGGTGCAGCTGGGACGGCACTGA
- a CDS encoding NAD-glutamate dehydrogenase has product MAVADEAATDSDQTALLSDEVPNAERLVAHAVERAGDDHNTASLVSRFWRFAPDEELIGYTPDEMYAAAVEHRELARNRLPGELKLAITEPSGPQAHSVLRVVTDDMPFLVDSVIALLTAHNLQVYLMVHPLIVVRREPLGALAQLEADVEADDAIEGDLVESWIRIEIDPVRRPEAREQLLNEVRRVLTDVRDAVEDWPRMRQRAVVISDELAAARGSERGLPVPDKDVTDSIELLKWLADDHFTFLGYREYRLDDGVLTAVPGTGLGILRGASKPRRLAAEMAAEIYERAMERRLLVITKANSRATVHRSAYLDYIGVKLFNDAGEVVGERRFLGLFSSSAYRTSVRQLPVVKRKVQEVMDRSGLSPRGHSGKDLLQILETYPRDELFQIKTDDLYEAVIGVLRMAGRRQLRLFLRRDGYGRFISCLIYLPRDRFTTGNRLRMQEILLRELNGVGVDYTTRVTERMLARVHFIVRTDPAAPPGQLEPNELAELLADATRMWDDDFSLVLERKLGDEQARRLFLRYSSAYPESYKNTHTPYEGMQDLAKLELLEEPGQLSMHLFRRRRLGPDGTPEPDERDVRFKVYRYGEPMMLSAVLPVLHSLGVRVTDERPYEIRRPDGVIYLYDFGLLPPAGHRELAEVRPQVENAFAAAWRGEAEVDGFNELVLLAGLTWRQVVVLRAYAKYLRQTGNVFSERYLESTFTQYPEIAGLLVKLFEIRFSPSLTVGESERGRLAGEVRDRITELLDQVESLDQDRILRSYLTLIEATLRTSFFQRGPEGRPKSYVAFKLDPQAIPDLPQPRPRFEIFVYSPRFEGVHLRFGAVARGGLRWSDRREDFRTEVLGLVKAQMVKNSVIVPVGAKGGFVLKQKPGDRDEAVECYKRFITALLDVTDNILAGKIVPPKDVVRHDGDDPYLVVAADKGTATFSDIANEISVGKDFWMGDAFASGGSAGYDHKKMGITARGAWESVKKHFRDLGTDTQSEDFTVVGVGDMSGDVFGNGMLLSQHIRLVAAFDHRHIFLDPDPTASISYAERKRLFDLPRSSWDDYDKSLISEGGGVYPRSAKSIPVSPQVRERLQLGEATVVSPGDLMRAILKAPVDLFFNGGIGTYVKAASESHAEVGDKGNDAIRVNGADLRVKVVGEGGNLGLTQRGRIEFARTGGRVFTDFIDNSAGVDCSDHEVNIKILLGGAVVDGEMTIPERDEMLAAMTDEVGEMVLRDNYEQAMALGNARSQAHSLLPVHRRMLNSLEQRGELNRELEALPTDKELAVRYENGEGLSAPEFAVLLAYVKISLEREVLADELVDEAWTSEVLSEYFPTPLRERFAGRMAGHRLRREIISTSLVNEVVNRGGTSFVYRAMEESGASAADVIRAYVVIREVYGLPEIWAAGEALDNEVPTPAQTLVFLETRRLLDRAVRWLVSTRRSPIDVAGEITKLRPGIADLLPRLPEVLVGAERRSLENRAEELAGKGVPEHLAAAVARVFYGFGLLDILESASSIDRDPAEVAQVYFVLSERFGVDALLSHISRLPRGDRWQTLARMALRYDLYAALAALTAEVLQSTPSTAAPEDRVSEWEQVNAASIARASNAMGNVEDTPAELAALSVLLRQIRTLVKTSSAA; this is encoded by the coding sequence ATGGCTGTCGCCGACGAGGCAGCGACCGATTCTGATCAGACCGCGTTGTTGAGTGACGAGGTCCCCAACGCCGAGCGGCTGGTCGCCCACGCCGTCGAGCGGGCGGGCGACGATCACAACACCGCCTCGCTGGTGAGCCGCTTCTGGCGGTTCGCCCCCGACGAGGAACTGATCGGATACACGCCCGACGAGATGTATGCGGCCGCGGTCGAGCACCGCGAGCTGGCCCGCAATCGTCTGCCCGGTGAGCTGAAGCTCGCCATCACCGAGCCGAGCGGCCCCCAGGCGCACAGCGTCCTGCGGGTCGTCACCGATGACATGCCGTTCCTGGTGGACTCGGTCATCGCCCTGCTCACCGCCCACAATCTGCAGGTCTACCTGATGGTGCACCCGCTGATCGTGGTGCGACGCGAGCCGCTCGGAGCGCTCGCCCAGCTGGAGGCGGACGTCGAGGCCGACGACGCCATCGAGGGCGACCTGGTGGAGAGCTGGATCCGGATCGAGATCGACCCGGTGCGCCGGCCGGAGGCCCGTGAGCAGCTGCTCAACGAGGTGCGACGGGTGCTCACCGACGTGCGCGACGCCGTCGAGGACTGGCCGCGGATGCGCCAGCGGGCCGTCGTCATCTCCGACGAGCTGGCCGCCGCCCGCGGTTCGGAGCGGGGCCTGCCGGTGCCCGACAAGGACGTCACCGACTCGATCGAGCTGCTGAAGTGGCTCGCCGACGACCATTTCACCTTCCTGGGCTACCGGGAGTACCGGCTGGACGACGGCGTCCTGACCGCGGTCCCGGGCACCGGTCTGGGCATCCTGCGCGGGGCCAGTAAACCGCGCCGGCTGGCCGCCGAGATGGCCGCCGAGATCTACGAGCGTGCCATGGAGCGGCGGCTCCTGGTGATCACCAAGGCCAACTCGCGCGCCACCGTGCATCGTTCGGCGTACCTCGACTACATCGGTGTGAAGCTGTTCAACGACGCCGGTGAGGTGGTCGGCGAGCGCCGGTTCCTGGGCCTGTTCTCCAGTTCGGCGTATCGGACGAGCGTCCGCCAACTGCCGGTGGTCAAGCGCAAGGTGCAGGAGGTGATGGACCGGTCCGGCCTGTCCCCCCGTGGCCACTCCGGCAAGGACCTGCTGCAGATCCTGGAGACGTACCCGCGCGACGAGCTCTTCCAGATCAAGACCGATGATCTGTACGAGGCGGTCATCGGCGTGCTCCGGATGGCCGGGCGCCGGCAGCTCCGGCTGTTCCTGCGGCGCGACGGCTACGGCCGTTTCATCTCGTGCCTGATCTACCTGCCGCGCGACCGGTTCACCACCGGCAACCGGCTGCGGATGCAGGAGATCCTGCTCCGCGAGCTGAACGGGGTGGGCGTCGACTACACCACCCGGGTCACCGAGCGGATGCTGGCGCGGGTCCACTTCATCGTGCGGACCGACCCGGCCGCCCCGCCCGGTCAGTTGGAGCCGAACGAGTTGGCCGAGCTGCTGGCCGACGCGACCCGGATGTGGGACGACGACTTCTCCCTGGTGCTGGAGCGCAAACTCGGCGACGAGCAGGCCCGCCGGCTGTTCCTGCGGTACTCGTCGGCCTACCCGGAGAGTTACAAGAACACGCATACGCCGTACGAGGGCATGCAGGACCTGGCGAAGCTGGAGCTGCTGGAGGAGCCCGGTCAGCTGTCCATGCATCTGTTCCGGCGGCGCCGACTGGGCCCGGACGGCACCCCCGAGCCGGACGAGCGCGACGTGCGATTCAAGGTGTACCGGTACGGCGAGCCGATGATGCTGTCCGCGGTGCTGCCGGTGCTGCACTCGCTGGGTGTCCGGGTCACCGACGAGCGGCCGTATGAGATCCGCCGCCCGGACGGTGTCATCTATCTGTACGACTTCGGCCTGCTGCCGCCGGCCGGCCACCGCGAGCTGGCCGAGGTCCGCCCGCAGGTGGAGAACGCGTTCGCGGCCGCCTGGCGGGGTGAGGCCGAGGTGGACGGCTTCAACGAGCTGGTGCTGCTGGCCGGTCTGACCTGGCGGCAGGTGGTGGTGCTCCGCGCCTACGCGAAGTACCTGCGGCAGACCGGCAACGTCTTCTCCGAGCGCTACCTGGAGTCGACCTTCACCCAGTACCCGGAGATCGCCGGCCTGCTGGTGAAGCTCTTCGAGATCAGGTTCTCGCCGAGCCTGACCGTCGGCGAGAGCGAGCGGGGTCGGCTGGCGGGCGAGGTCCGCGACCGAATCACCGAGCTGCTCGACCAGGTGGAGAGCCTGGACCAGGACCGGATTCTGCGGTCCTACCTGACGCTGATCGAGGCGACCCTGCGGACCAGCTTCTTCCAGCGCGGTCCGGAGGGCCGGCCGAAGTCCTACGTGGCCTTCAAACTCGACCCGCAGGCCATTCCGGATCTGCCCCAGCCGCGGCCGAGGTTCGAGATCTTCGTGTATTCGCCTCGCTTCGAGGGTGTGCATCTGCGGTTCGGCGCCGTCGCGCGTGGTGGGTTGCGCTGGTCGGACCGGCGCGAGGACTTCCGTACCGAGGTGCTCGGCCTGGTCAAAGCCCAGATGGTGAAGAACTCGGTGATCGTCCCGGTGGGCGCCAAGGGCGGTTTCGTCCTCAAGCAGAAACCGGGCGACCGGGACGAGGCGGTGGAGTGCTACAAGCGATTCATCACCGCGCTGCTCGACGTCACCGACAACATCCTGGCCGGCAAGATCGTCCCGCCGAAGGACGTGGTCCGGCACGACGGCGACGACCCGTACCTGGTGGTGGCGGCGGACAAGGGCACCGCCACGTTCTCCGACATCGCCAACGAGATCTCGGTCGGCAAGGACTTCTGGATGGGCGACGCGTTCGCCTCCGGCGGTTCGGCCGGGTACGACCACAAGAAGATGGGCATCACCGCCCGCGGCGCGTGGGAGTCGGTCAAGAAACACTTCCGCGACCTGGGTACCGACACCCAGAGCGAGGACTTCACGGTGGTCGGCGTCGGCGACATGTCCGGCGACGTCTTCGGCAACGGCATGCTGCTGTCGCAGCACATCCGGCTGGTCGCGGCCTTCGACCACCGGCACATCTTCCTCGATCCAGATCCGACGGCATCGATTTCGTACGCGGAGCGCAAGCGCCTGTTCGACCTGCCCCGCTCCTCCTGGGACGACTACGACAAGTCCCTGATCAGCGAGGGCGGCGGCGTCTACCCGCGGTCGGCCAAGTCGATCCCGGTCAGCCCGCAGGTCCGGGAACGGCTGCAACTGGGCGAGGCCACGGTGGTCAGCCCGGGCGACCTGATGCGAGCCATCCTCAAAGCACCGGTCGACCTGTTCTTCAACGGCGGTATCGGCACCTATGTGAAGGCGGCGTCCGAGTCACACGCCGAGGTCGGTGACAAGGGCAACGACGCGATCCGGGTGAACGGCGCCGACCTGCGGGTCAAGGTGGTCGGCGAGGGCGGCAACCTGGGTCTGACCCAGCGTGGGCGGATCGAGTTCGCCCGTACCGGTGGCCGGGTCTTCACCGACTTCATCGACAACTCGGCCGGCGTCGACTGCTCCGACCACGAGGTCAACATCAAGATCCTGCTCGGCGGCGCGGTCGTCGACGGCGAGATGACCATCCCGGAACGCGATGAGATGCTCGCCGCGATGACCGACGAGGTCGGCGAGATGGTGCTGCGCGACAACTACGAGCAGGCGATGGCACTCGGCAATGCCCGCTCGCAGGCGCACTCGCTGCTCCCGGTGCACCGGCGCATGCTGAACTCGCTGGAGCAGCGTGGTGAGCTGAACCGGGAACTCGAGGCCCTGCCGACGGACAAGGAGCTCGCCGTCCGCTACGAGAACGGCGAAGGGCTCAGTGCTCCCGAGTTCGCGGTGCTCCTGGCGTACGTCAAGATCAGCCTGGAGCGTGAGGTGCTCGCCGACGAGTTGGTCGACGAGGCCTGGACCAGCGAGGTTCTCTCCGAGTACTTCCCGACCCCACTGCGCGAGCGGTTCGCCGGCCGGATGGCCGGACACCGGCTGCGGCGCGAGATCATCTCGACGTCGCTGGTCAACGAGGTGGTCAACCGCGGGGGTACGTCGTTCGTCTACCGGGCCATGGAGGAGAGCGGCGCGTCCGCGGCCGACGTGATCCGGGCCTACGTGGTGATTCGCGAGGTCTACGGGCTGCCGGAGATCTGGGCGGCCGGCGAGGCGCTGGACAACGAGGTGCCGACGCCGGCGCAGACGCTGGTGTTCCTGGAGACCCGACGGCTGCTCGACCGGGCGGTGCGCTGGCTGGTCAGCACCCGCCGTTCGCCGATCGACGTGGCCGGCGAGATCACCAAGTTGCGCCCGGGTATCGCCGACCTGCTGCCGCGCCTGCCGGAGGTGCTCGTCGGCGCGGAACGGCGTTCCCTGGAGAACCGGGCCGAGGAGTTGGCCGGCAAGGGTGTGCCGGAGCATCTGGCCGCCGCGGTGGCCCGGGTGTTCTACGGCTTCGGCCTGCTGGACATCCTGGAGTCGGCGTCCTCGATCGACCGGGATCCGGCCGAGGTGGCGCAGGTCTACTTCGTGCTCTCCGAGCGGTTCGGGGTGGACGCGCTGTTGTCGCACATCTCCCGGCTGCCGCGCGGTGACCGCTGGCAGACCCTGGCCCGGATGGCACTGCGCTACGACCTGTACGCGGCGTTGGCCGCACTGACCGCCGAGGTGCTCCAGTCGACCCCGTCGACCGCGGCTCCAGAGGACCGGGTGTCGGAGTGGGAGCAGGTGAACGCGGCCTCGATCGCCCGAGCGTCGAACGCGATGGGCAACGTGGAGGACACTCCGGCCGAACTGGCGGCGCTGTCGGTGCTGCTGCGCCAGATCCGAACCCTGGTCAAGACCTCGTCGGCGGCCTGA
- a CDS encoding ABC transporter ATP-binding protein, translated as MGRVTGTPSGRRGRTWLDGRVREAAVSIPPDEDIVIAFDRVNVVRGGNYLIRDLSWQVELDERWVVLGPNGAGKTTLLNLASARMHPTRGNAYVLGEKLGRTDVTELRTRVGITTGRFADQVPPSERVLDVVVTAAWSVVGRWRESYDPQDEARARELLDQLGIGAFADREFGTLSEGERKRTQIARALMTDPELMLLDEPTAGLDLGGRETLIGHLTELALDPDAPAMVLVTHHVEEIPPGFTHGLLLREGTVVAAGLLGEVMTAENLTKTFGLPLIVDRFGDRFTARAG; from the coding sequence GTGGGGCGGGTCACCGGCACGCCGTCCGGTCGCCGAGGGCGGACGTGGTTGGATGGACGCGTGCGCGAGGCTGCCGTATCGATTCCGCCCGACGAGGACATCGTCATCGCCTTCGACCGCGTCAACGTGGTGCGTGGTGGCAACTACCTGATCCGCGACCTGTCCTGGCAGGTCGAGCTGGACGAGCGGTGGGTGGTGCTCGGCCCGAACGGCGCGGGCAAGACCACTCTGCTCAACCTGGCGTCGGCCCGGATGCACCCGACACGCGGTAACGCGTACGTCCTGGGTGAGAAATTGGGCCGGACCGACGTGACCGAGCTGCGGACCCGGGTGGGCATCACCACCGGCCGGTTCGCCGACCAGGTGCCGCCGTCCGAGCGGGTGCTCGACGTGGTGGTGACCGCCGCGTGGTCGGTGGTCGGCCGTTGGCGGGAGAGCTACGACCCGCAGGACGAGGCGCGCGCCCGGGAGCTGCTCGACCAGCTCGGCATCGGTGCGTTCGCCGACCGCGAGTTCGGCACCCTGTCCGAGGGGGAGCGCAAGCGCACCCAGATCGCCCGCGCCCTGATGACCGACCCCGAGCTGATGCTGCTCGACGAGCCGACCGCCGGTCTCGACCTGGGCGGCCGGGAGACGCTGATCGGCCACCTCACCGAGCTGGCCCTGGACCCCGACGCCCCGGCCATGGTGCTGGTCACCCACCACGTCGAGGAGATCCCGCCGGGCTTCACCCACGGCCTGCTGCTGCGCGAGGGCACAGTGGTCGCGGCGGGTCTGCTCGGCGAGGTGATGACCGCGGAGAACCTGACGAAGACCTTCGGCCTGCCGCTGATCGTCGACCGGTTCGGCGACCGGTTCACGGCTCGGGCCGGCTGA